Proteins from one Ahaetulla prasina isolate Xishuangbanna chromosome 2, ASM2864084v1, whole genome shotgun sequence genomic window:
- the OSTF1 gene encoding osteoclast-stimulating factor 1 yields the protein MSKPPPKPAKPGQVKVFRALYTFEPRTPDELYFEEGDIIYISDMSDTNWWKGTCKGRTGLIPSNYVAEQAESIDNPLHEAAKRGNLSWLRECLDNKVGVNGLDKAGSTALYWASHGGHKDIVEVLLTQPKVELNQQNKLGDTALHAAAWKGYEDIVEILLGKGARTDLRNNEKKLALDMATNAACASLLKKKQGQDIMRTSSNAEDYLDDEDSD from the exons ggCAGGTAAAAGTTTTTCGAGCCCTATATACATTTGAACCCAGAACA CCAGATGAACTGTATTTTGAAGAAGGAGACATTATCTACATTTCTGATATG AGTGACACAAATTGGTGGAAAGGAACCTGTAAAGGAAGAACTGGACTAATCCCCAGCAACTATG tGGCTGAACAAGCAGAATCTATTGACAATCCATTACACGAAGCTGCCAAGAGAG gaAACTTGAGCTGGTTGAGAGAATGTTTGGATAACAAAGTTGGTGTCAATGGCTTAGATAAAGCTGGAAGCACTGCCTTGTATTGGGCATCTCATGGTGGACACAAAG ACATCGTGGAAGTGTTATTGACACAGCCAAAGGTAGAACTAAACCAACAG AATAAACTGGGAGACACAGCTCTGCATGCTGCTGCATGGAAAGGTTATGAAGACATTGTAGAAATTTTGCTAGGAAAAG GTGCCAGGACAGACTTAAGAAACAATGAGAAAAAACTGGCTTTGGACATGGCTACCAACGCTGCCTGTGCTTCCTTGCTTAAAAAGAAACAAGGGCAAG ACATAATGCGAACATCAAGCAATGCAGAAGACTATCTTGATGATGAAGACTCTGACTGA